The genomic window TGCAATTATGAATGGTTTTGAAGTTGCAATACATCAAAAAATGCAAAGCATTCATTCCAATATCATTATACAATCATACAAAGACGGTATTGATATAGATGTTCTTTTTCCCGTATTAAAAAAAGAATTTCCTGAAATTACTGCTTTTTCTCCCATGGCAACACATCATGTTCTACTGCGCACCGATGATTCATCAGAAGACACACCAATGGTAGTAATGGTTAAAGGAATTGATCCTGAAACAGAACAATTAACCAATTCTTTATCAAAAAAAATAATAAAAACATTGCCATCAACCGAATTTTCTCAATTATTTACGAACAATCACATTATCATTGGTAAACAATTAGCACGTAACAATCAGATAACAGTCGGTGACAAAGTAGAACTACTTTTTATGCGTGATAAACAAATAAAAGGCAGAAAAATTGTTGTTGACTCGCAACCAGCTGTTGTTAGTGGCATTTTTGATACAGGCATTGACGAATTTGATAGCAGCGTTGTGTATTGTTCTCTTTCGTTTTTGGAAGAATTGTATCCCAACATTGCAATTGAACAAGTGAATGTTACTCTTACACCACATTGCGATGAAAATAGCGTCATACAAAAATTACACAACCGACTTGGACT from Candidatus Babeliales bacterium includes these protein-coding regions:
- a CDS encoding FtsX-like permease family protein gives rise to the protein MNMTAFFLAQRMLLAHVYQKSISTMTIICFAGIFIGSFSLALITAIMNGFEVAIHQKMQSIHSNIIIQSYKDGIDIDVLFPVLKKEFPEITAFSPMATHHVLLRTDDSSEDTPMVVMVKGIDPETEQLTNSLSKKIIKTLPSTEFSQLFTNNHIIIGKQLARNNQITVGDKVELLFMRDKQIKGRKIVVDSQPAVVSGIFDTGIDEFDSSVVYCSLSFLEELYPNIAIEQVNVTLTPHCDENSVIQKLHNRLGLDVYSWKDLYPSLVASLKLEKYVSFFILALILLVASMNIISLLFMQITQKRPDIALLKAIGMSHRSISAIFFIMGMTISCVASFFGLVTALFASWILKQYPFITLPDTYYVTHLPVAMNWYIICAVFCVVVIFSLFATWLPIQRIRTINISQVLRFEG